One Rosa chinensis cultivar Old Blush chromosome 3, RchiOBHm-V2, whole genome shotgun sequence DNA window includes the following coding sequences:
- the LOC112192188 gene encoding NADH dehydrogenase [ubiquinone] iron-sulfur protein 1, mitochondrial has protein sequence MGLGSLASRALRPRAARLLLGSQRTMVTSTPELKNPEPSTAAQPEPPAAADLPPRTPVGGARIHFANPDDAIEVFVDGYPVKIPKGMSVLQACEVAGVDIPRFCYHSRLSIAGNCRMCLVEVEKSPKPVASCAMPAMPGMKIKTDTPIAKKAREGVMEFLLMNHPLDCPICDQGGECDLQDQSMAFGSDRGRFTEMKRSVVDKNLGPLVKTVMTRCIQCTRCVRFATEVAGVQDLGMLGRGSGEEIGTYVEKLMTSELSGNVIDICPVGALTSKPFAFKARNWELKGTETIDVTDAVGSNIRIDSRGPEVMRIVPRLNEDINEEWISDKTRFCYDGLKRQRLNDPMIRGADGRFKPVSWRDALAVVAEMAHKVKPEEIVGVAGQLSDAESMMALKDFLNKMGSNNVWCEGNGSNRDADLRSGYIMNSSIAGLEKADAFLLVGTQPRVEAAIVNARIRKTVLSNQAKVGYVGPEADLNYEHQHLGTGPDTLLELAERRHPFSSVLLNAKNPAIIVGAGLFERKDKDAIFSALATIAKYADAVRPDWNGFNVLLLKAAQAAALDLGLVPESENSIESAKFVYLMGADDVNLDKIPSDAFVVYQGHHGDRGVYRANVILPAAAFSEKEGTYVNTEGCSQQTLPAVPTVGDARDDWKILRALSEVAGVKLPYDTVGTLRSRIKTVAPNILNIDEREPATFSFSIKPETTQKMDLTPFGTAVDNFYMTDSITRASKIMAQCSALLLKK, from the exons ATGGGGTTGGGATCGCTTGCTTCCAGGGCCCTAAGGCCCAGGGCCGCAAGGCTCCTCCTCGGCTCCCAGAGAACCATGGTCACATCCACCCCGGAGCTCAAGAATCCGGAGCCGTCCACGGCCGCCCAGCCCGAGCCCCCCGCCGCCGCTGACCTCCCGCCCCGGACCCCGGTCGGTGGGGCCCGAATCCACTTCGCGAACCCGGACGATGCGATCGAGGTGTTCGTGGACGGATACCCTGTGAAAATCCCTAAGGGCATGTCCGTGTTGCAAGCGTGTGAGGTCGCCGGTGTTGACATCCCTAGGTTTTGCTACCACAGCAGATTGTCCATTGCCGGTAATTGCCGCATGTGTCTCGTCGAGGTTGAGAAGTCACCCAAGCCCGTCGCCTCTTGCGCCATGCCTGCTATGCCTG gtatgaaaattaagaCTGACACTCCAATAGCCAAGAAGGCTCGCGAAGGGGTGATGGAGTTTCTGTTGATGAATCATCCTTTGGATTGTCCAATTTGTGATCAGGGTGGAGAATGTGATCTCCAGGATCAGTCTATGGCATTCGGATCTGATCGTGGCCGATTCACTGAAATGAAGAGATCAGTTGTGGACAAGAATCTTGGTCCTTTGGTCAAGACTGTCATGACTCGCTGTATTCAATGTACACG GTGCGTTAGGTTTGCAACAGAGGTCGCTGGGGTTCAGGACCTTGGAATGTTAGGCCGTGGAAGTGGAGAGGAAATTGGGACTTACGTTGAAAAGCTTATGACAAGTGAACTTTCAGGAAATGTTATAGATATCTGTCCTGTAGGAGCCCTAACCTCAAAACCATTTGCATTTAAAGCTCGTAATTGGGAATTAAAGGGAACAGAGACCATTGATGTTACTGATGCTGTTGGATCCAACATTCGAATTGATAGCAGAGGTCCAGAAGTCATGCGCATTGTTCCACGCTTAAATGAG gacataaatgaggaATGGATATCAGACAAGACTCGATTTTGTTATGACGGTTTGAAGAGGCAAAGGTTGAATGACCCTATGATTCGTGGTGCTGATGGACGCTTTAAGCCCGTAAGCTGGCGTGATGCCCTTGCTGTTGTTGCTGAGATGGCTCATAAAGTTAAGCCAGAAGAAATTGTTGGGGTTGCTGGTCAGCTGTCTGATGCCGAGTCCATGATGGCACTAAAAGACTTTTTAAATAAAATGGGGTCTAACAATGTGTGGTGCGAAGGAAATGGTTCCAATCGTGATGCTGATCTTCGATCTGGATATATAATGAACAGTAGCATTGCTGGACTTGAGAAGGCAGATGCTTTTCTATTGGTTGGCACCCAG CCAAGAGTAGAAGCTGCAATTGTAAATGCTAGAATCCGGAAGACAGTGTTATCTAACCAAGCCAAGGTTGGGTACGTTGGTCCTGAAGCTGATTTAAACTATGAACACCAGCATCTTGGAACAGGCCCCGATACACTTCTAGAACTTGCTGAGCGTCGCCACCCCTTTTCCTCAGTCCTCTTAAATGCCAAAAACCCTGCCATTATTGTTGGTGCTGGGCTGTTTGAGAGAAAAGACAAGGATGCAATTTTCTCAGCCCTTGCAACCATTGCCAAATATGCTGATGCTGTAAGGCCTGATTGGAATGGATTTAATGTACTGCTTCTCAAAGCCGCCCAGGCTGCAGCACTTGACCTTGGACTTGTGCCAGAATCTGAAAACAGCATTGAGTCTGCAAAATTTGTCTACCTGATGGGTGCTGATGATGTTAACTTAGACAAGATTCCATCTGATGCATTTGTGGTTTATCAAGGGCATCATGGCGACCGGGGTGTGTATCGGGCTAATGTCATCCTCCCTGCAGCAGCGTTCAGTGAAAAGGAAGGAACATATGTAAATACTGAAGGGTGCTCTCAGCAAACATTGCCTGCAGTTCCAACTGTCGGTGATGCCAGGGACGACTGGAAGATACTCCGTGCTCTATCTGAGGTAGCAGGCGTGAAGCTGCCTTACGATACAGTTGGGACCCTCCGATCCCGGATAAAGACCGTGGCACCAAACATCTTAAACATAGACGAGAGAGAGCCAGCTACTTTTTCATTTTCGATTAAGCCTGAGACCACTCAGAAAATGGATTTGACTCCATTTGGTACTGCTGTTGATAATTTCTATATGACCGATTCCATCACCAGGGCATCAAAGATAATGGCACAATGCAGTGCGTTGCTATTGAAGAAGTGA